The Aedes aegypti strain LVP_AGWG chromosome 3, AaegL5.0 Primary Assembly, whole genome shotgun sequence genome contains a region encoding:
- the LOC5565476 gene encoding zinc finger protein rotund isoform X2: MKREKSEEAEELDVKIFANKGDIQLHGGQLHMRETKPYKCAQCTKAFANSSYLSQHTRIHLGIKPYRCEICQRKFTQLSHLQQHIRTHTGDKPYKCRHPGCPKAFSQLSNLQSHSRCHQTDKPYKCNSCYKCFTDEASLLEHIPKHKDSKHLKTHICQLCGKSYTQETYLAKHMQKHAEKEEKRRNRGNNSNNNNNNNNNNNSAVTVATPGISAVDAAAGLAGLAGLGLNRMGGMVGNAAAASLVGVTSAGGDHPYWPKVSPDSAASLAEAMQQQQQQQYDFAIQQQQQQQQQHGGSNQGAGGGGSNPGNDHHRNLNGNSGSTDDVGEDLVVIRQNPQQQQQHVNNQTPTSSAANVVVTSGSYDASSVTKTTTNSAFTPINVMPPHLNSLAAAHHHQQLAATQRPPYLYDAISFQNQKTIQQTAGNGGGGGGAGGNSFPNQLISLHQIRNYAHQPTSGLISGEHLLMGGVGKTEKQ, encoded by the exons ATCTTCGCCAACAAGGGTGACATCCAGCTGCACGGCGGCCAGTTGCACATGCGTGAAACCAAACCCTACAAATGCGCCCAATGTACAAAGGCGTTTGCCAACTCGAGCTACCTGTCGCAGCACACCCGGATACACCTCGGCATCAAGCCGTACCGGTGCGAGATTTGCCAACGAAAGTTCACCCAGCTGTCGCACCTGCAGCAGCACATACGGACCCACACGGGCGACAAACCGTACAAATGTCGACACCCGGGCTGCCCGAAGGCGTTCTCCCAGCTGTCGAACCTGCAGTCCCACTCGCGGTGCCATCAGACCGACAAACCGTACAAATGCAACTCCTGCTACAAGTGTTTCACCGACGAGGCGTCTCTGCTGGAGCACATACCAAAGCACAAGGACTCGAAGCACCTGAAAACGCACATCTGCCAGCTCTGCGGTAAGTCGTACACCCAGGAGACCTACCTCGCGAAGCACATGCAGAAGCACGCCGAGAAGGAGGAGAAACGCCGAAATCGGGGCAACAACAGCAATAACAAcaacaataataataacaacaaCAATTCGGCGGTGACGGTTGCGACTCCGGGGATCTCGGCGGTAGATGCGGCAGCTGGACTAGCAGGCCTAGCTGGATTAGGCCTGAACCGGATGGGTGGCATGGTTGGAAACGCAGCTGCTGCCTCGCTCGTAGGTGTAACGTCCGCTGGTGGGGATCATCCCTACTGGCCCAAGGTCAGCCCTGATTCGGCAGCATCTCTAGCGGAAGCCatgcagcagcaacaacagcaacagtaCGACTTCGCAAtccaacaacagcaacagcagcaacaacagcacGGCGGTAGCAATCAAGGAGCTGGAGGCGGCGGTAGCAATCCCGGGAATG ATCACCATCGTAACTTGAACGGCAACTCGGGCAGCACAGACGACGTCGGCGAAGACCTGGTCGTAATCCGGCAGAATcctcaacagcagcagcaacatgTGAACAATCAAACCCCAACCTCATCGGCAGCGAACGTGGTCGTGACGAGCGGATCGTACGACGCGTCGAGTGTTACCAAAACCACTACCAACTCGGCGTTCACGCCGATCAACGTTATGCCTCCGCACCTGAACTCGCTGGCAGCGGCCCATCACCATCAGCAGCTGGCGGCAACGCAGAGGCCACCCTACCTGTACGACGCCATCAGCTTCCAGAACCAAAAAACGATCCAGCAGACGGCCGGAAACGGCGGCGGTGGCGGAGGAGCCGGCGGAAACAGTTTTCCCAATCAGTTGATTTCGCTGCACCAGATCCGGAACTACGCCCATCAGCCGACGAGCGGGTTGATATCGGGGGAGCATTTGCTGATGGGCGGCGTCGGGAAGACGGAGAAGCAGTAG